In the genome of Myroides phaeus, one region contains:
- a CDS encoding anhydro-N-acetylmuramic acid kinase: MKKFQYNIIGVMSGTSLDGVDLVYVEFTCDSGKWSFEVLNAETVPYSEAWKTKLANAINLNREEIEHFDERYTVHLASVIREFIITHKIKEVDAVCSHGHTVFHKPDLGYTLQIGNLPLLSDLIEQKVVCDFRVQDVLLGGQGAPLVPIGDRLLFADYEACLNLGGFANVSYENNRGYRIAFDLVPVNTLLNAQMSKVGLEYDAEGHHASRGKVNSELLAELNALDYYKEKAPKSLGVEFVKTFVNPILSKFPLSVEDYLATIVEHIAIQTANGLSLKQGSTVLVTGGGAHNNYLLHRIRENSPHLIFKKPDNLIIDFKEAIIFGFLGVLKIRDEVNCLASVTGAKYDHSSGKIYNFFEKHD, encoded by the coding sequence ATGAAAAAGTTTCAGTATAATATTATCGGAGTAATGTCAGGAACCTCATTAGATGGGGTTGATTTGGTATATGTCGAATTTACTTGTGATAGTGGCAAATGGTCTTTTGAGGTTTTGAATGCAGAAACTGTACCTTATTCTGAAGCGTGGAAGACGAAGTTAGCCAATGCAATTAATTTGAATAGGGAGGAAATAGAACATTTTGATGAGCGATATACTGTGCATTTGGCAAGTGTTATTCGCGAATTCATTATTACACATAAAATAAAAGAAGTAGATGCTGTTTGTTCACACGGGCATACGGTATTTCACAAGCCTGATTTAGGCTATACATTGCAGATAGGTAATTTGCCTTTGTTGTCTGATTTGATAGAACAGAAGGTAGTTTGCGATTTTAGAGTTCAGGATGTACTTTTAGGAGGACAAGGCGCACCATTAGTGCCTATCGGCGATCGTTTGTTGTTTGCAGATTATGAGGCTTGTTTAAATTTAGGTGGATTTGCCAATGTGTCTTATGAGAATAATAGGGGGTATAGAATTGCTTTTGATCTTGTTCCTGTAAATACACTACTCAATGCGCAGATGAGTAAAGTAGGATTAGAATATGATGCGGAGGGACATCACGCATCAAGAGGAAAAGTGAATAGTGAGCTTTTAGCAGAGCTAAATGCATTAGATTACTATAAAGAAAAGGCACCTAAGTCTTTAGGAGTAGAGTTTGTCAAAACATTTGTTAATCCAATTTTATCCAAGTTCCCTTTGTCTGTGGAGGATTACTTAGCAACTATAGTAGAACATATCGCTATTCAAACTGCTAACGGATTATCGTTGAAACAAGGAAGTACGGTATTGGTAACAGGAGGTGGTGCACACAATAATTATCTACTGCATCGCATTAGAGAGAATAGTCCCCATTTAATCTTCAAAAAACCAGATAATTTGATAATAGACTTTAAAGAGGCTATTATATTCGGGTTTTTAGGAGTCTTGAAAATAAGAGATGAGGTGAATTGTTTAGCAAGTGTAACTGGTGCAAAATACGATCACAGTTCAGGAAAGATTTACAATTTTTTTGAAAAAC